A window of Streptomyces profundus genomic DNA:
CGAGGCGCTGAGCGCACTGCACGAGTGGGCCGGAGTGGCGGACGCGGGCCTGACGACGATCCTCAGCATCCACTACAACCTGTTCCTCGGGAGCCTGCGCGAACACGACCACGGCGACCGGGATCTGGGGCCCTACCTGCGGATGGAGCGGGTCGGCACCTTCCTCTGCACCGAGCAGGCGCACGGGAACGACGCGCCTCAGCTACAGACCACGGCCACCCTCGATCGGGCCACGGGCACCCTCACGCTCGACACGCCGACCCCGGGGGCACGCAAGTGGATGCCCAACACATCGAGCGTCGGCGGCCCGAAGGACGCGCTGGTGGCGGCGCGGCTGGTGATCGACGACGCGGACCACGGCGTCTTCCTCTTCCTGACGCCGCTCACCGACGCGAGCGGGCGCCATCTGCCGGGCGTCGAGGTCGAACCGCTCCCGCAGACCGCCAGCAGCCCCGTGGACCACTGCGCCACCTCGTTCCACGGCGTCCGACTGCCTTGGACGGCCATGCTCCAGGGCGACCACGGGCGCCTGACGCCCGAGGGCGGGTTCACCTCCTCCCTGGGGAGCTCCCGCAAACGGTTCCTGCGCTCCATCGGCCGGGTCACCGCCGGCAAGCTCTGCATGAGCGGCTACAGCCTCGGCACCATGCGGCACGCCCTGACGGTCGCCGTGCGGCACGCACACCAGCGGGTCACCTCGGGCATGACCAGCGGACAGCGGGTGCCGCTGTTCGCGCACCGCACCCACCACGCCCCGCTCGTGGAGGCGCTGGCCACGACCTACGCCGCCACCCTGCTGCACCGTGCCGTGACGCGGCGGTGGGCGCGGGTGGCGGAGGCCGAACGCGAGGACACCGAGCGGCTGGTGGCCATCGCGAAGGGCTGGATCACCTGGCAGGCCAGGCAGGTGATGACCGAGTGCCGTGAGCGGTGCGGGGCGCAGGGACTGCTGCTCTCCAACGGGATCGCGGGCCAACTGGCGGCGAACGAGGGCACCATAACGGCGGAGGGCGACAACACGGTCATCTGGGTGAAGGCCGCCGGGGAGATGCTGCTGGGCGGCTTCTCCCCGCGGCCGGTCAGCCAGGTCCCGCCCGCCGGCCGCTCGTTGCTGGACCCGGAGCATCTGCTCGACCTGCTGGCCGATCTGGAGC
This region includes:
- a CDS encoding acyl-CoA dehydrogenase, which encodes MTVSQLPVELSPLTSSAALTQLLFDAREDLHEPWRRLFGSAAFAYQEGLTHQERTELSYRRLRVVNAALPDPWALAGDAEALSALHEWAGVADAGLTTILSIHYNLFLGSLREHDHGDRDLGPYLRMERVGTFLCTEQAHGNDAPQLQTTATLDRATGTLTLDTPTPGARKWMPNTSSVGGPKDALVAARLVIDDADHGVFLFLTPLTDASGRHLPGVEVEPLPQTASSPVDHCATSFHGVRLPWTAMLQGDHGRLTPEGGFTSSLGSSRKRFLRSIGRVTAGKLCMSGYSLGTMRHALTVAVRHAHQRVTSGMTSGQRVPLFAHRTHHAPLVEALATTYAATLLHRAVTRRWARVAEAEREDTERLVAIAKGWITWQARQVMTECRERCGAQGLLLSNGIAGQLAANEGTITAEGDNTVIWVKAAGEMLLGGFSPRPVSQVPPAGRSLLDPEHLLDLLADLERIRHERARTRLRTRRAGSPLERWNGASTSALALVDAHVHRLAAAELLAAAEGTTAPGAGEPLRDLQRLFALRYVAAHSGELLAHERLTTEQVRQLPETVESVIGALIPRALTLTEAFDTLDQLTGRHPMLHTGAASN